From a region of the Mercurialis annua linkage group LG1-X, ddMerAnnu1.2, whole genome shotgun sequence genome:
- the LOC126671012 gene encoding zinc finger BED domain-containing protein RICESLEEPER 2-like: MVFVTESVIFSKDPFVDLFISFDLRITNLLSILEVYCILSLGKFLFPVFVMSDSGQLGAANDPLFGLLDPLPFPSEQQPVVVVDDEGSPQPRLQQEKDAAVIGNKPMDKKRKQIVVRSKVWEHYERIVDESTGILLMTKCLYCARVYHSDTKLNGTSTLRAHNVASLKNPHSKETRQALLTLQPVIKCDEGDEGKGQLGTWKFSQADVRNALAYMIIIDELPFRFVEGKGFRKLMNVACPRFNIPSRWTVNRDCYQMYLDERLKLKTFLKNQSQRIDNKWKLHKRILSLVPVCGHKGDYISKTLENCLLAWGLKNIFTVTMDNAGNNNTAIAAFKKKMISWGTDVSKCQYLHMRCIAHVINLVVSDGLKEMNSSVKKIRDCIRYIRNSPSRLKQFKDLTLEAKLGTKKSLCLDVATRWNSTYLMLDTACLFKSVFDSYEEVNENFRNDMVDNIPNILDWQTAKKFATCLSYFYITTLRISGCLYVTSNMHYLEICDLSIMLDEMIVSEDVDIKQMGKKMREKFNKYWGDPLKMNKLIFFSHIFDPTSKLNDLLFSLCNLFGKEHGSVLFDSVKFELNMLFDEYQSAYLSGLSGSGSFQFSSSQPEGLVSNHVSILSVPPAAKRHTSLMKVKFAEHNKEQAETGPRKSELETYLSEACVENDDAFDILKWWKLNCARFPILLRMARDILSVPISTVAFESAFSTSGRVLDCFRSSLTPKIVEALVCTQDWLRAETSPLVVEECLDELEPFEQGYAFYSVL; the protein is encoded by the exons ATGGTCTTTGTGACTGAGTCTGTAATTTT CTCAAAGGACCCTTTTGTTGATCTGTTCATTTCTTTTGATCTGAGAATCACTAATCTGCTTTCAATTTTGGAAGTTTACTGCATTCTTTCTCTTGGTAAGTTCCTTTTCCCTGTGTTTGTG ATGTCTGACTCTGGACAACTTGGTGCTGCTAATGATCCACTTTTTGGCCTGCTTGATCCATTGCCTTTCCCTAGTGAGCAGCAACctgttgttgttgttgatgatgAGGGCTCACCTCAGCCCAGGCTGCAGCAGGAGAAGGATGCAGCTGTGATTGGCAATAAGCCAATGGATAAAAAACGAAAGCAGATAGTGGTAAGATCAAAGGTATGGGAGCATTATGAGCGTATTGTTGATGAATCAACTGGAATATTGCTTATGACTAAGTGTTTATACTGTGCTAGAGTATACCATTCTGACACTAAACTTAATGGCACTTCAACACTTAGAGCACATAATGTTGCATCTCTTAAAAATCCACATAGTAAAGAAACTAGGCAAGCTTTGCTTACTTTGCAACCTGTGATTAAATGTGATGAGGGGGATGAGGGAAAGGGGCAGTTGGGAACATGGAAATTTTCACAAGCAGATGTTAGAAATGCACTTGCTTATATGATTATAATTGATGAACTTCCATTTAGATTTGTAGAAGGAAAGGGTTTTAGAAAACTGATGAATGTGGCTTGCCCTAGATTTAACATCCCCTCTAGATGGACTGTTAACAGAGACTGTTACCAAATGTATCTAGATGAGAGGTTAAAGctaaaaacttttttaaaaaatcagaGTCAAAGG ATTGACAATAAGTGGAAGCTACATAAAAGAATTTTGTCCCTTGTTCCTGTTTGTGGTCACAAAGGTGATTATATTAGCAAAACTTTAGAAAATTGTTTGCTTGCTTGGGGGTTAAAGAATATTTTCACTGTGACTATGGATAATGCTGGAAATAACAATACTGCCATTGCtgcatttaagaaaaaaatgatttcatGGGGCACTGATGTTTCTAAGTGTCAGTATTTGCATATGAGGTGTATTGCTCATGTAATTAATTTGGTAGTTTCTGATGGATTGAAAGAAATGAATTCTTCTGTAAAAAAGATTAGGGACTGCATAAGATATATAAGAAACAGTCCATCTAGGCTTAAACAATTTAAAGATCTTACTTTAGAGGCCAAACTTGGAACCAAAAAATCTCTTTGTCTTGATGTTGCTACCAGATGGAATTCCACCTATCTTATGCTGGATACTGCCTGTTTATTCAAATCTGTGTTTGATTCTTATGAGGAAGTAAATGAGAATTTTAGGAATGATATGGTAGATAACATTCCTAACATTCTTGATTGGCAAACTGCAAAGAAGTTTGCCACTTGCTTATCTTATTTTTACATCACTACTCTGCGGATATCTGGATGCTTATATGTTACCTCTAACATGCATTATTTGGAGATTTGTGATCTGTCTATAATGTTGGATGAAATGATTGTTAGTGAGGATGTGGATATTAAACAGATGGGTAAGAAAATGAGAGAAAAATTTAACAAGTACTGGGGTGATCCtttaaaaatgaacaaattaattttcttcTCTCATATTTTTGATCCTACTTCTAAACTCAACGATCTTTTGTTTTCTCTATGCAATCTGTTTGGTAAGGAGCATGGTTCTGTGTTGTTTGATAGTGTTAAGTTTGAGCTGAATATGTTGTTTGATGAGTACCAAAGTGCATATCTGAGTGGGTTATCTGGAAGTGGAAGTTTTCAGTTCAGCTCCAGTCAACCTGAGGGGCTTGTTTCTAATCATGTGTCAATCCTATCTGTGCCTCCTGCTGCTAAGAGGCATACATCATTGATGAAAGTCAAATTTGCTGAGCACAATAAAGAGCAAGCAGAAACTGGGCCAAGGAAATCTGAGCTGGAAACATATTTGAGCGAGGCATGTGTTGAGAATGATGATGCCTTTGATATATTAAAATGGTGGAAGCTCAATTGTGCAAGATTTCCAATCCTTTTAAGGATGGCTCGTGATATCCTTTCAGTCCCAATTTCTACAGTTGCTTTTGAATCTGCCTTCAGTACCTCAGGCAGAGTGCTTGATTGTTTCAGGAGTTCTTTAACTCCAAAAATTGTGGAAGCTTTGGTGTGCACTCAGGATTGGCTCAGAGCAGAAACCAGCCCTCTTGTGGTTGAGGAATGCCTTGATGAGCTAGAACCTTTTGAGCAAGGTTATGCCTTTTACTCTGTTCtctaa
- the LOC126671001 gene encoding putative pentatricopeptide repeat-containing protein At5g59900 has translation MIEIQFRASAKPPFSNARCVSADVKPDAYVYTAVIRSLCELKDFDKAEEMIRWMESGECELSVVIYNVLIHGICKSRRFSEAVAVKKGLKADLVTYSTLVIGSCKVQEFEFGVRILDEMIELGFVPSEAAVTALVEGLRSNDAFNLVNNAWRVGVAPNLFVYNSLLNSLCRVGKFEEAELLFKKMGGKGLCANDITYSILIDSFCRRGEMDTAITFLDKMTEARVNFTVYPFNSLINGYCKLRNVNAAKYFFDEMTDKGLTPTVVTYTSLITGYCNEGDFRKAFRLYHEMTGKGIAPNTYTFTAIITGFCRAGMMVEATRLFDEMKERNIMPNEVTYNVMIDGHCTGGNTFKAFKLLDEMVEKGLVPDTYTYRPLIAGLCSAGRESEAKEFIDELHKGHRKLNEMCYGALLHGYCKEGRLRDALSSCRDMVARGVDMDLVCYSILIDGTMRVRDTRTLFGLLKEMHSHELRPDNVLYTNMIDRHSKVGDVKEALGLWDIMVDEGCIPNIITYTALINGLCKAGFMDKAELLCKEILVGNEAPNHITYGCFLDRLTRDGDVEKAEQLHHAMLKGLSANTVSYNILIRGFCKLGKIREATKLLNGMTDNGIFPDCITYSTIMYEHCKSGKLQEAIELWQTMHDKGIKPDTLAYNFLIHGCCIAGELRKAFELRDEMIRRGMKPSQITDYAPIHRAELKISSLPANT, from the exons ATGATAGAGATCCAGTTTAGGGCTTCCGCCAAGCCTCCATTTTCAAAT GCAAGATGTGTTAGTGCTGATGTTAAGCCTGATGCTTATGTTTATACGGCTGTGATTCGAAGTTTGTGCGAGTTGAAGGATTTTGATAAGGCGGAAGAAATGATTCGATGGATGGAATCCGGTGAATGCGAATTGAGTGTAGTGATATATAATGTGTTGATTCATGGGATTTGTAAGAGCCGTAGATTTTCGGAGGCTGTTGCGGTTAAGAAGGGGTTGAAGGCGGATTTGGTGACGTATAGTACATTAGTGATTGGATCATGCAAGGTGCAGGAGTTTGAGTTTGGTGTGCGGATATTGGATGAAATGATCGAGTTAGGATTTGTACCTAGTGAGGCAGCTGTTACGGCTTTGGTTGAGGGGTTGAGGAGCAATGATGCTTTTAATTTGGTAAACAATGCTTGGAGAGTTGGAGTGGCGCCTAATTTGTTTGTATATAATTCATTGCTTAATTCTTTGTGTAGAGTTGGAAAATTTGAGGAAGCAGAGTTGCTTTTCAAGAAAATGGGAGGGAAAGGGTTATGTGCAAATGATATAACTTACTCTATTTTGATTGATTCATTTTGTAGAAGGGGTGAAATGGATACTGCAATTACTTTTCTAGATAAAATGACTGAAGCAAGAGTAAATTTCACTGTCTATCCCTTTAATTCCCTTATTAATGGTTACTGCAAGTTGCGAAATGTGAATGCAGCGAAGTACTTTTTTGACGAGATGACTGACAAAGGATTGACTCCAACAGTCGTGACATATACATCGCTGATAACTGGTTACTGCAATGAAGGAGATTTCCGTAAGGCATTTAGATTGTATCATGAGATGACTGGAAAGGGAATTGCTCCAAATACATACACCTTTACTGCGATTATAACAGGTTTCTGTCGGGCAG GTATGATGGTTGAGGCAACAAGATTGTTTGATGAAATGAAAGAAAGAAACATAATGCCAAATGAGGTCACATACAATGTTATGATCGACGGACATTGTACAGGTGGAAACACATTTAAAGCTTTTAAATTGCTCGATGAAATGGTAGAGAAAGGTCTCGTTCCAGATACATATACCTATAGACCTCTCATAGCTGGTCTTTGTTCTGCAGGCAGGGAATCCGAAGCCAAAGAATTCATTGATGAGCTTCACAAAGGTCATCGCAAGTTAAATGAGATGTGTTATGGTGCTCTTCTGCATGGTTATTGCAAAGAAGGAAGATTACGTGATGCATTGAGTTCTTGTCGTGACATGGTGGCGAGAGGTGTTGATATGGATCTCGTCTGCTATTCGATACTTATAGACGGAACTATGAGAGTACGCGACACTAGAACATTATTCGGCCTTTTGAAGGAGATGCACAGTCATGAATTGAGGCccgataatgtattatatacaAACATGATCGATAGACACAGCAAGGTGGGGGATGTAAAGGAGGCATTAGGCCTTTGGGATATAATGGTCGACGAAGGATGCATTCCAAATATTATAACTTACACTGCTCTAATAAATGGTTTGTGCAAGGCGGGATTCATGGATAAGGCGGAGCTTCTTTGCAAAGAAATATTGGTTGGCAACGAAGCTCCAAATCACATCACATATGGCTGTTTCCTTGACAGGCTTACTAGGGACGGGGACGTGGAGAAAGCTGAACAGCTTCATCATGCAATGCTTAAAGGGCTTTCAGCAAATACTGTTTCATATAATATACTTATCCGAGGCTTTTGTAAATTGGGCAAGATTCGAGAAGCAACCAAACTCCTAAATGGCATGACAGACAATGGGATTTTTCCAGATTGCATCACATATTCAACGATTATGTATGAGCACTGCAAAAGCGGTAAATTACAGGAAGCTATCGAATTATGGCAGACAATGCACGACAAGGGTATCAAACCTGATACGCTAGCATACAATTTTTTGATACATGGTTGCTGCATCGCAGGGGAACTGCGCAAGGCCTTTGAATTGCGGGATGAGATGATAAGGCGAGGTATGAAGCCTAGTCAAATTACAGACTATGCTCCGATCCATAGAGCCGAGTTAAAGATTTCGAGTTTGCCTGCTAATACATAG